One stretch of Phycisphaerae bacterium DNA includes these proteins:
- the ugpC gene encoding sn-glycerol-3-phosphate ABC transporter ATP-binding protein UgpC — protein MAEVVLENVTKVYPGPVKAVDNVSLRIHDKEFVVLVGPSGCGKSTTLRMVAGLEEVTSGTIRIGQRVVNDVPPKDRDIAMVFQNYALYPHMTVYKNMAFGLKLRRVPKAEIDQRVRAAARLLGIEDLLDRKPKALSGGQRQRVAVGRAIVRTPKAFLFDEPLSNLDAKLRVEMRAELKKLHRRLSTTTIYVTHDQEEAMTLGDRVVVMRDGVVHQCAAPLEVYDLPVNRFVAGFLGTPPMNFFSGRIVAENGSLWFDEGSSRIRMPERLEKPLSGRVGEAMVLGVRPESLSCSNEGKFAGQGNRIDVTISVIEPLGDKMDLYVQTGSHAHVVCRIEADRSLKDGMQMPMYLNLDQIHVFEPGEEGVNVGLNGAGEQVSAARAV, from the coding sequence ATGGCGGAAGTGGTCCTTGAAAACGTGACAAAGGTCTATCCCGGCCCGGTGAAGGCGGTGGACAATGTGTCACTGAGGATTCACGACAAGGAGTTCGTGGTTCTTGTTGGGCCTTCGGGGTGTGGCAAGAGCACGACGTTGCGGATGGTGGCCGGGTTAGAGGAAGTCACCTCCGGGACCATTCGCATCGGCCAGCGGGTGGTGAACGACGTTCCGCCCAAGGATCGTGACATCGCCATGGTCTTCCAGAACTATGCCCTGTACCCGCACATGACGGTGTACAAGAACATGGCCTTTGGGCTCAAGCTGCGGCGGGTCCCGAAGGCGGAAATCGACCAGCGGGTACGTGCTGCCGCGAGGCTACTTGGTATAGAGGATCTCCTGGACCGCAAGCCGAAAGCGCTGTCAGGCGGCCAAAGGCAGCGGGTCGCTGTCGGACGGGCGATCGTCAGAACCCCCAAAGCGTTCTTGTTTGACGAGCCGCTGAGCAATCTGGATGCGAAGCTTAGGGTTGAAATGCGGGCTGAGCTGAAGAAACTGCATCGGCGGTTGTCGACGACGACGATTTACGTCACCCATGACCAGGAAGAGGCCATGACGTTGGGTGATCGGGTGGTGGTCATGAGGGATGGCGTGGTGCACCAGTGTGCAGCCCCGCTGGAGGTTTATGATCTGCCGGTCAACCGGTTTGTTGCGGGATTTCTGGGCACGCCGCCGATGAATTTCTTTTCGGGACGGATCGTGGCCGAGAACGGATCCTTATGGTTTGACGAGGGTTCGAGCCGGATTCGGATGCCAGAACGTCTGGAGAAGCCGCTCAGCGGACGGGTTGGTGAAGCGATGGTCCTGGGGGTTCGCCCGGAGAGTCTGTCCTGCTCAAATGAGGGCAAGTTCGCAGGTCAGGGCAACAGGATCGACGTGACGATTAGTGTCATCGAGCCGTTGGGCGACAAGATGGATTTGTACGTCCAGACCGGGTCGCACGCTCATGTGGTTTGCCGGATCGAAGCGGACCGGTCATTGAAGGACGGCATGCAGATGCCCATGTACCTGAATCTTGATCAGATACATGTGTTTGAGCCGGGCGAAGAAGGTGTCAATGTGGGTCTGAACGGTGCCGGAGAACAGGTCAGTGCGGCCCGAGCGGTTTGA
- a CDS encoding sugar-binding protein, with amino-acid sequence MRNCLVSACVTLGLLRAITAAENPQTYLAKRVIEPPAIDGRLEDKACKAAPLITGLVSNKRQPAKFATEFRLVRAAEAIYVSVPACEPDISRLKCRDEADAPHRVWNDDCIEIFLDPQATRQRYYQCIINARV; translated from the coding sequence ATGAGAAACTGCCTCGTATCCGCTTGTGTGACGTTGGGGTTGCTACGCGCGATCACGGCGGCGGAGAATCCCCAAACATACCTTGCCAAGCGAGTGATTGAGCCACCCGCGATTGACGGGCGCTTGGAGGATAAAGCCTGCAAGGCCGCTCCACTCATTACCGGCCTTGTGTCCAACAAGCGGCAGCCGGCAAAGTTCGCGACCGAGTTTCGGCTCGTGCGCGCTGCCGAGGCGATATACGTTTCGGTGCCGGCGTGCGAGCCGGACATATCCCGCCTCAAGTGCCGCGACGAGGCGGACGCACCGCACAGAGTGTGGAATGATGACTGTATCGAAATCTTCCTCGATCCTCAGGCTACTCGGCAGCGATACTACCAGTGCATTATCAACGCCAGGGTTTGA
- a CDS encoding uroporphyrinogen decarboxylase family protein: MQHEPVDRVPVMCQLALGHYFLHSGRKPSEIWFDTPTFIETLADFQRRYGFDGFLINLPGRPANWRDYLQTAEPHDNGEYLVWRFGMETFVPADDNPHTFLVGHRDLPRADYITVDPDDPATFRLPGYVWNTWHAPILWDIPDDADLTRPDVYPDWLTRGLRQARVACPDVSVHIEVFSPFTHLLELFGYQSALIALIEAEEACHRMLDQFARQVSAQVECFASCLPDAVLISSAFAGGGFISREMYVDFVVPYERRVVEAIHKHALPAYVHTCGKIGDRLDLMAETGVDGIDTLDPPPLGTVDLAKAKAEFGKRFFFKGNLDAVNEMLRADDATFENAVRQRLAVGSRGSGYILSSACSVAPAVRPERLKRMVELSQECA; this comes from the coding sequence ATGCAACACGAGCCGGTGGACCGGGTGCCCGTTATGTGCCAACTGGCACTGGGACACTATTTCCTGCACAGCGGCCGCAAGCCTTCGGAGATCTGGTTCGACACACCGACGTTTATCGAAACCCTGGCGGATTTCCAGCGGCGATACGGTTTTGACGGCTTTCTTATCAACCTCCCGGGACGCCCGGCAAACTGGCGGGACTACCTGCAGACCGCCGAACCGCATGACAACGGCGAGTATCTTGTTTGGCGCTTCGGCATGGAGACTTTCGTTCCAGCCGATGACAACCCGCACACCTTCCTGGTCGGCCACCGCGATCTGCCACGCGCCGACTATATCACGGTCGATCCCGACGATCCTGCCACTTTCCGCCTCCCTGGCTACGTCTGGAACACGTGGCACGCGCCGATATTATGGGACATTCCGGATGACGCTGATCTGACGCGGCCGGATGTCTATCCTGACTGGCTGACCCGCGGCCTGCGGCAGGCCCGGGTAGCCTGCCCCGACGTCTCCGTCCACATCGAGGTCTTCTCACCGTTCACGCACCTGCTCGAACTGTTCGGATACCAGTCGGCCCTCATCGCACTGATTGAGGCCGAAGAAGCCTGCCACCGGATGCTCGACCAGTTTGCCAGGCAGGTTAGTGCCCAAGTCGAATGTTTCGCCTCTTGCTTGCCCGACGCCGTTCTCATCAGCTCGGCTTTCGCAGGCGGAGGTTTCATCAGCCGCGAGATGTACGTCGATTTCGTCGTGCCATACGAGCGTCGGGTTGTCGAGGCTATTCACAAGCACGCCTTGCCGGCCTATGTGCACACCTGCGGCAAGATCGGTGATCGGCTCGACCTGATGGCTGAAACCGGCGTGGATGGCATCGACACGCTGGACCCGCCGCCGCTGGGAACCGTGGACCTGGCCAAAGCCAAGGCGGAGTTCGGGAAGCGATTCTTCTTCAAGGGCAACCTCGACGCCGTGAACGAGATGCTCCGGGCCGACGATGCGACGTTCGAGAACGCCGTCAGACAACGACTTGCAGTCGGCAGCCGGGGCTCGGGCTACATTCTCTCGTCGGCGTGTTCAGTAGCCCCCGCAGTACGACCAGAACGGCTCAAGCGAATGGTTGAACTCTCCCAGGAATGCGCATGA
- a CDS encoding MFS transporter, producing MAHETPQLAPEQKPRWYQGLTGYQWWVVCVGSLAWLMDTFSQRLFVLARTPALMDVLGASATADEVKAYANYATAAMMLGWAVGGFYFGIVGDKWGRAKTLSASVLVYSIFTGLSGFAAGGWDFCVWRFLMGCGIGGAFATGATLIAETVPPHSRAFALGMFQALSAVGNITASAIGRFLILPGTPVLQGILGENGIAGWRMLFFVGALPAILVVFIMTTIREPQSWLEARKVAASDKLHKQMGDIKGMFTDPRWRRSTLVGVALAVAGVVGLWGVGFWSPELIRQALPNATSQQIDRVIGLGTLLQDVGAFFGMFVFTLIATLLGRRIGFGVSFLAAFIVVSGVFLTLREAWHAYLMLPMVGFVTLSVFGGYSIYFPEIYPTRLRSTGTAFCYNVARVLTAVIILLGGGLQLALKKAGVDEVFRWGAVILCGFYFLGIIALIWAPETKDKPLPED from the coding sequence ATGGCTCACGAGACCCCACAACTGGCTCCCGAACAAAAGCCGAGATGGTATCAGGGGCTCACCGGCTACCAGTGGTGGGTCGTCTGCGTCGGCTCGCTGGCTTGGCTGATGGATACCTTCTCCCAGCGGCTCTTCGTGCTTGCCCGAACGCCGGCACTCATGGATGTGCTCGGAGCATCGGCGACGGCTGACGAAGTCAAGGCCTACGCCAACTACGCCACCGCAGCCATGATGCTCGGCTGGGCGGTCGGCGGCTTCTACTTCGGTATCGTGGGCGACAAGTGGGGCCGGGCAAAGACCCTCTCGGCATCGGTCCTGGTCTATTCAATCTTCACCGGTCTGTCAGGCTTCGCAGCAGGCGGATGGGATTTCTGTGTGTGGCGATTCCTGATGGGCTGCGGTATCGGCGGGGCCTTCGCGACCGGTGCCACGCTGATCGCCGAGACCGTCCCGCCGCATTCGCGAGCTTTTGCGCTCGGCATGTTCCAGGCCCTCTCGGCCGTCGGCAACATCACCGCGTCGGCGATCGGACGCTTTCTCATCCTGCCCGGTACGCCGGTGCTGCAGGGAATCCTCGGGGAGAATGGCATCGCCGGCTGGCGAATGTTGTTCTTTGTCGGGGCGCTGCCCGCCATCCTTGTCGTCTTCATCATGACCACGATCAGGGAGCCGCAGAGCTGGCTGGAGGCTCGAAAGGTCGCTGCTTCGGACAAACTTCACAAGCAGATGGGCGATATCAAAGGAATGTTTACCGACCCGCGATGGCGCCGCAGCACGCTGGTCGGCGTCGCCTTGGCTGTCGCCGGCGTCGTCGGCCTCTGGGGCGTCGGATTCTGGTCACCCGAACTGATCCGCCAGGCACTCCCCAATGCCACTTCCCAACAGATTGATCGCGTCATCGGATTGGGCACTCTCCTCCAGGATGTGGGTGCCTTCTTCGGCATGTTCGTGTTCACTCTGATCGCCACGCTGTTGGGGCGACGAATTGGATTCGGCGTGTCTTTCCTCGCCGCGTTCATCGTGGTCTCAGGCGTGTTCCTGACGCTCCGCGAGGCATGGCATGCTTACCTCATGCTGCCGATGGTCGGGTTCGTGACGCTGAGCGTGTTTGGCGGCTACTCGATTTACTTCCCCGAGATCTACCCCACGCGGCTTCGCTCCACGGGAACGGCTTTCTGCTACAACGTCGCTCGCGTGCTGACCGCCGTCATCATACTGTTGGGCGGAGGCCTTCAACTCGCCTTGAAGAAAGCCGGCGTCGACGAGGTCTTCCGCTGGGGCGCGGTCATCCTGTGCGGCTTCTACTTCCTCGGAATCATCGCCTTGATCTGGGCACCCGAGACGAAGGATAAGCCGTTGCCGGAGGATTGA
- a CDS encoding sugar phosphate isomerase/epimerase family protein: MKLSRRQWLAGAGTAAAGLALTRLQAMADETRKSGMKFGMCDWSIGRDDPGVFDVAKQIGLDGVEVSIGYPKDGLQLRRAEVQKAYMEAAHRTGLSIPSTAMGVLNDVPLVSEPKAALWVADGIEATARLGAKSMLLAFFGKGELKEDAKEDLRRVTEALVELAPRAEKAGVILGFESYLSARTLIGILDQVKSPALQVYYDIYNNAHVKHDPLEEMRLLGRNKICQIHFKDYPMLEKGSGKVDWPATVRVLREIKYDGWIVLETGSPNKDIVADTKKNLAYVKGLFA, translated from the coding sequence ATGAAGCTTTCACGACGACAATGGCTGGCAGGCGCGGGAACCGCAGCGGCCGGCTTGGCTCTCACGCGGCTGCAAGCCATGGCCGATGAAACCCGCAAGTCGGGCATGAAGTTCGGCATGTGCGACTGGTCCATCGGCCGCGATGACCCCGGCGTATTCGACGTTGCCAAGCAGATCGGCCTCGACGGCGTCGAGGTCAGCATCGGCTATCCAAAAGATGGTCTCCAGCTTCGCAGGGCCGAGGTGCAGAAAGCCTACATGGAAGCAGCCCACAGAACGGGCTTGTCGATTCCTTCGACGGCCATGGGGGTGCTCAACGACGTCCCGCTGGTGTCCGAACCGAAAGCCGCGCTCTGGGTCGCCGATGGGATCGAAGCCACCGCCAGACTGGGTGCCAAGTCGATGTTGCTGGCTTTCTTCGGAAAGGGCGAGTTAAAGGAAGATGCCAAGGAAGACCTCCGGCGGGTCACCGAGGCGCTGGTCGAGCTGGCCCCGCGGGCCGAAAAGGCCGGAGTGATTCTGGGCTTCGAGAGCTACCTCTCGGCCAGGACCCTGATCGGCATCCTCGACCAAGTGAAGTCGCCCGCGCTGCAGGTCTATTACGACATTTACAACAACGCCCACGTCAAGCATGATCCGCTCGAAGAAATGCGCCTGCTGGGCCGCAATAAAATCTGCCAGATCCATTTCAAGGACTATCCGATGCTCGAAAAAGGCAGCGGCAAGGTGGACTGGCCGGCCACAGTGAGAGTGCTGCGCGAGATCAAGTACGACGGCTGGATCGTCCTGGAAACCGGCAGCCCGAACAAGGATATCGTGGCTGACACAAAGAAGAATCTGGCATACGTGAAAGGATTGTTCGCTTAA
- a CDS encoding DUF5722 domain-containing protein, protein MNPDLGTVTFLSFAMLFCAGAAPVQKSREKLGRGSLPAESSAQESQVQPASKTEAPVVKATSGQIQIVLPPGEHAGKVVVYELRPNEKDDAWRGKKPIETAGMAARRMVKLNVDRFERTPGGRRDRLYSKFVVVPVNGQEPIMPARFVEDFTSLQRRRLPFPRTRSKKGLQVQMVDDAIALGVQHAALNVDLARLFAWTPMPDAIPHVVDGERFLLNPSLVVDLDRRVTMLSQAGMTVTLILLNYANTAEAGAAEVLRHPNYNDGCPNQISAFNTATADGLRHYRAAVEFLIDRYTQPDGRFGQALGYIIGNEVNSHWHWCNMGEVSMEEFTEDYLRAMRIAATAAEKICPTARVYMSLEHHWNARFDSQTKSFPGRAFLELFARRAREQGDFAWHLAYHPYPDNLTEPAFWRDRAATTDVNTTPKITLKNIELLPEYLRRPELLYKGEPRRLILSEQGFHTKAGPDGEILQAAAFCAAFVKVAHIDGIDAFILHRHVDYRDEGGLKLGLWTRNEASPGPGDPGRPKRIHEVFRMADTPGWAAAFEFAKPIIGIRDWAELLPPSAGQPLPSRK, encoded by the coding sequence CCGCGCAAGAATCGCAGGTGCAGCCCGCGAGTAAGACGGAGGCGCCGGTCGTCAAGGCGACGTCGGGCCAGATTCAGATCGTATTGCCCCCCGGTGAGCATGCCGGCAAGGTGGTCGTGTACGAGCTTCGGCCGAACGAGAAGGACGATGCCTGGCGGGGCAAAAAGCCGATCGAGACGGCCGGTATGGCTGCCCGGCGGATGGTCAAGCTCAACGTGGACCGTTTCGAGCGGACGCCGGGCGGTCGGCGGGATCGGCTATATTCCAAGTTCGTGGTGGTGCCGGTGAACGGGCAGGAGCCGATTATGCCGGCCCGTTTCGTGGAGGATTTCACTTCGCTGCAGCGCCGCAGGCTGCCCTTTCCTCGAACACGTTCCAAGAAGGGTTTGCAGGTGCAGATGGTCGATGACGCGATTGCGCTTGGTGTGCAGCATGCGGCTCTTAACGTCGATCTGGCCAGACTGTTTGCCTGGACGCCCATGCCGGACGCGATTCCCCACGTGGTCGACGGCGAGCGGTTTCTCCTGAATCCGTCGTTGGTCGTCGATCTGGACCGACGGGTGACCATGTTGTCGCAGGCGGGGATGACGGTCACACTGATTCTCCTGAATTACGCGAACACCGCGGAAGCTGGGGCGGCAGAGGTGTTACGGCATCCGAACTACAACGACGGCTGCCCGAACCAGATCAGCGCGTTCAATACGGCGACGGCCGACGGTCTGAGGCATTACCGCGCGGCCGTGGAGTTTCTGATCGACCGCTACACCCAGCCTGATGGCCGGTTCGGTCAGGCGCTGGGCTACATCATCGGCAACGAGGTCAACTCGCACTGGCACTGGTGCAACATGGGCGAGGTGAGCATGGAGGAGTTCACGGAGGATTATCTTCGGGCGATGCGGATTGCGGCGACGGCAGCCGAGAAGATCTGTCCCACCGCACGCGTCTACATGTCGCTCGAGCATCACTGGAACGCGAGGTTCGATTCGCAGACCAAATCTTTTCCCGGTCGTGCCTTTCTGGAGCTTTTCGCCAGGCGGGCGCGGGAGCAGGGCGACTTTGCCTGGCACCTGGCTTATCACCCGTACCCGGACAACCTGACGGAGCCGGCGTTCTGGCGAGACCGGGCCGCGACGACCGATGTGAACACGACGCCCAAGATCACGCTCAAGAACATTGAGTTGCTGCCCGAGTACCTGCGACGGCCGGAATTGCTTTACAAAGGCGAGCCTCGGCGCCTGATCCTGTCCGAGCAGGGTTTCCACACCAAGGCCGGGCCGGACGGTGAGATATTGCAAGCCGCAGCGTTCTGCGCGGCATTTGTCAAGGTTGCTCACATTGACGGCATCGACGCGTTCATTCTGCATCGGCACGTGGATTACCGGGATGAAGGGGGGCTCAAACTGGGGTTGTGGACCCGCAACGAAGCGTCTCCGGGTCCCGGCGACCCCGGACGACCCAAGCGGATTCACGAGGTTTTTCGGATGGCGGACACGCCGGGCTGGGCGGCGGCTTTTGAGTTTGCCAAGCCGATCATCGGAATCCGGGATTGGGCGGAGCTGTTGCCGCCATCGGCGGGCCAGCCCCTTCCGTCCAGGAAGTGA